Genomic window (Syngnathus typhle isolate RoL2023-S1 ecotype Sweden linkage group LG19, RoL_Styp_1.0, whole genome shotgun sequence):
ATCGCGACGTCGCAGGGGCCATGACTCCCACGCAAGCAACTCCGAGGCACTCTGAGGGGCGGTGGGGGATACAGACAAAATATGCATAACGCACCATTAGCTCAGAAACAAATGAatgtacaaaaacaacaacaacagcagcagccaaACCGCAGGACGTCACTTCCTTGTTCGATACCCTCAAAAAACACTTTCGTTATAAGTCAGCCAACTATCGAAATCTTCTCAATTCGACAATCGGCTATATGGGTGGCACAAACGAGACCAATAGAATTGAGCAAGCTAAGAGAGCATCGAAAAAAATCTACGGTGATCATTCGGAAGTGGATTTAAGTTTCGTTTACCTGGCTGGCCCCCGCAGAAGCTTGCTGCTTGTTTCGAGTTTAGTATGCGCGCTCCTGTGGGCCGCGCACTTATTGTGTATTGCGTAAACAGACTTGCGAACGCGCAGAAGCGCAGGAGGCGTTTCGCTGAAATCACGTGACTTTTTGGAAGCCGTTCATGCGCTGGCCACGAGGGGGAGACAAAAGAGCACAAACGCACGATGATGTTCTTTCTGTTGAGGAGACGGTACGTGTTTGTCTTGTTTTCCAAAAATCAAAAATGATGATGGCGACTATGTATGTTATTGGGCTTGTAAAATGTCACATCGTGAGCATGTGTTTGAAGAGTACATATTTATTGATCATCAATAAAGCACAAAATTGATCATCTTGGcacattcaaactcatttttttcgagGGCCACTTCCCTCAGAGGGCTGTTATGACAGTGACATAAATTAAATGTTTAATCCTCTCATATTAGTACATTACTAGTTTTCAAATCATAAATATTTTCTTCAATATCAATTATAAATCTTCAATTACTGTAAaaagataattaaaaaaaatcttgcaaaaTTCATTTTTGATTGCAAATTACAAATTTTGGTACGGATTTTAGCAAAGATTATGCAAATTGACATGCCTTGCTTTCacgggccatataaaatgacacgacgggccggatctggcccccaggctttgagtttgacacccatgggATAGACAATCAGTTTtgctctctttttattttgttcactTTTGGACTGCTGAGCAGCGAGTCTTGAGCTATGCAGCTCATTCTACATTAACGTGGAGCGTGTACGGCGGACGGAAGCTGGGTCAGCTTCAGTGATGCTGGTGAGTTGTGTTCCTGGGAACCTTTTCACCAAGAGGAACCTCCATCAGTTTCTAAAGGAAAGCATCAAAGTCAAACGCCTTTTCCGAAAAGAACATTAAATGCGCACAAGTAGTGGGAGAAAAGTTAAGGAGTCAACTAACTTAGCCGTTGAACGCATTGGAATTCAATTTCACCTTGAGCATTCGAGCGTGGTAGGCGTTGTCATCCTCGTTGTCGGCCCTCTGCGTGTCCACACGGTAGCGTTCGCAGGCTCGGATCAGGTCGCGGGCGTCGTACAGAGGGGCGGGGTCCAGCGAGTGAGCGTTGATCAGACTGACCAGGTACTCTTTGTAGTGTTTCCTGAACAAATTGTCCATCAGGAATTTTTCCTAATGTTGTCTTCTTCCTTGGGTCACTTTTGATTTTTAATGTCTGTAATGACTACCCCGAATTTTTATTCTGCAGTGTGGGTGGGGTGTTCTGTTTTGAAGTCATTTGACCTCTTTAAATCGCTCAGACGATTGTAAATGTTAAACCCGCTCAATATTTACAATGTCGCATCCCAATTTGTGGAGTTCACACGGAGATAAGTGATGAGAGTCGCACTCACTCGCAGAGTCCGGCCTGGCCCGGCTGAGTCTGGACGCCACACGGCGAGTCCACAATCTGACCGCCTTCGTCCTTTTGCTCCATTACACCGCATGTGTCTGCGTCATGCAGGAGAAGCGCACGCAAACAGAAATGCAGTGGGCCTAACACGGACCCCTGTGTTCTTTACAAACAATTGATTCTCGGTCACTCTCACCTGCTTGGGGTTCATCCGAACGTTCCGTGTTGAAGTCCACGCCGCTCCTCTGACAAACGGGAGCAGATGGGACACGTGAGCAAAGCTGCGGAAGCTGCGGAAATGTGCGGCGCTCGCACCTGCAGCAACGCTTGCAGCTGCGTGGCCTCCCAGTCCCGCAGGTAGAAGAGGCAGTCTCGAGGATGATGAGCGTGGAAGCTCgtgaaaatgcactgttccgtCCTGCAGCCCGtctgcaacagaaaaaaaaaaaggactctcGTGCTATCCTCAAGCAGGAGGAGAGACACTAAGAAATCCGTGTCCGCCGAAAAAAAACGGCGTACCCACCGTGTGGTAAGGGTTGTTGCATCCGCTGCAGAACTGGTACCTGCACTGGAAGCAGCGGAAGTGCATGCAGCCGCCTTTGGTCAGCGCATACTGAAAGCGGCATTGGGGGCAGGCTGCAAAAACAAGGCCACGCTCACTCTTGCAACCTTCAGCGAGCGAGTGAGAACAGCAGGCCGTCACTCACTTATGCCGTTGTCCCTCAGGTAGCCGGCCAGGCCCAGCCTCTGGTACTCGGGGTCGTTGTCCCGCTTCCACTGCTGGAACTGCTCGCAAGTCAGATCCTGGTGGTGAGGCTCCCACTGTCAAGGCGGTCAGATGCAATCAAGCCGTCGGCATATCGGATCTCCGGGCGCGGGTCGGCACTCACCCCTTTCTTGCACTTAGCGCAGAAGCTGTTGCAGCAGGACGGACACGTCACCTTCAGCTGGTCGCCTTCGTTAATGAAGCCCGACACGCACTGCGTGAccaaaaaacaaggacaagggATATATGCAAAAATGAGCGCTTCATTTGAGCTTTTCATGAGACTACGCAGAAGAAGTGATAAGCAAGATACAGTAGGCGGGACGGGCAGGACTGGAAACAACTGACTCCAAAAGCGAGACCACCATCCAGTCTTTGTTGTGCTTAAAATGTGAAGACAATAAACATACACACTCACATGGCTGCACCACAAAAACTTGGGGTCCTTCCTGAGCACGTGCTCGGTGAGCTTCTTGTGGAAGAGGTCGTAGACGTCAGGCTCCAAACATTCCCGCAACTGCAAAGCGCAAATCCGCTGAGGTCATGGCAGCCCCTCCCCTCGCATTCTGTCCGCGGCTCATACCTGGATGTCCAGCGTGGAGAAGTAGCTGTCATGCTCCTCGGGATCGGTGATGTCGGGCCCGCGACAGATGGGACAAACCATGTCCCAGATGTGCCTGTCGCGCACCATGATGGTGAAGTGCTGGGTGAAACACTCCAGACACACCGAGCACTGACATGACGTCAGAGACTGCATCTGCGCGGGCGCAAAGAACTCGTTGGGGAAAACACTCAAATGGTGTTTGCGgttgttagaattttttttttttttttgctgaccttgCTTCGAGGGAAGATGCTCAGGCAGCAGGGACACTCGTTGTTGAGGACGCGCCTGATGAAGTCGCGGTCGTGCGACTCCCTCACGGCTTGCACCACGTCCTCCAGCGAGTAGGCCACGTCCGGCTCCCGCAGCAGCGACAGTGCCAGCTCGCAGCGCCCCCAGCTGGGCAGCTCGTACAGCGCCAGCAGACGACGGCACATCCGCTGCGGGGAGCGCCGACATTAGCTCAGATGCATTCGGGCCTTCATTTTGGCGCTCTGCACCTCTTTGTCGGGGTGGTTGGGCTCCACAGACGGGTCGGGCTGCTCGCTCCAGATGCGCTTGTGGAAAGCGTCCAGTAGGGGGCGCTGCAGCACCGACAGGGCTCCCTTCACCTCGCCGCCGCTTTGCCGCAGGGCCTCTTCGCACCGACGGGCGTCTCGAAAGCCCAGAGAGTTCAGCTCATTCATCTGCGCACACACGGCAACACCATGGTTGGGCTGGCAGCCATTTTCAGACCTGGACTCAAATCGCTTCAAAACGCCAACATAGAAAATATTTCTTGAGTTTTATCTAGTTGCACCAGTTGATGAACTTTCACCTACTGCGGGTGGCTATGGGATTTACACTCTgcattcctgttttgtttttttgtgtgtatgtgtgtgtgtgtgtgtttctttagCCTTGACCAAAGCATGTGAGTCATCTGCATGACCTTGCTTCCAATAATTGATGTGCTAGCTCGCTTGAAACGCAAACTGCACAACTCTGACAGATTTAAACATGGGAATCCTCCCTTGCGGCCTCAAGCCTCAGTAAAACTGCTGATTTATTTGCCGTTATCTGATGGCAAATTCAGGCCAAGATACATTTGTAGCTAAGTATTGCAGGGGACGGGCTCTTCTGTGGCAGCGAGCTGGAGGTCATTCGAAAGGATTTAAAGCCAAACTGTCCTCCCACAAGAGTGTTTGGAGGTTGGAGGCTTCAAGTCACACAAATCGCATTTGTGCTACTTGAAGGAGAGGATTATTTGAGGTGGTGCTTGGAGTCAAAGGTGTTTCAATCCACGCGTAGGCGAAGCGACGGTCACACCTTCATTTgtcggtccctgagcagctgcGTGGCGGCTTGCTCGGCGTCGCCGCCCGCGGTCAGCCAGGCCAGCTTGGCCTCAGCCCTGGACAGCTTTATGCCTTCGCCTGCGGTCGAGACGCCCGTGTTCACCGAGGCGGCCATGGCGCAGATCTCGTCCAGCAGGTGCGGCAGTTCCGACGCCTGCCAATCGCATGGGTCTCTGACGCCGGGGCCGCACGAGCGCAGCGCGGCGTACACTTCTTCGGGGCTGATGCCGCGCTTCTCGGCTTCCTGCGGGCAACACAGCGGGCAATGTTCAATGAGCGTTGCGTTCTGGCCAAAGAATCAACACAATTATGAGAAATGTTACTTTGGCGCCTCCATGTGGCAACAACCAGCAATGACTGCACATACCCTGTTGCAAATAGTAAAGCAATTCTTCCCTAACTCGTTAGCTTTGCTCCAATTAATTGCAATGGCATCGATCGGACATTCCCGCAAGTAAGTCGTTTGCCCTTTCTCTTTGGAATCAAGTTGCAAGAACAAGTTGGAGTCATTCAAGTCTGTGTGCCAAGCAAGCGCTGGCGTGAGAGAACAATTCCTACTTTGATCTGGTGTATGAGGAGCAGCCCGTCTTCCCTCATGCGTTCCTGCCTTTTGGCATCCAAGCTGGCTCTCCGCTTGGGCTGCGGCGGCGCGCTTTTACGGCCGATGTCGCCCGAGGCCTCGGGAGGACGCGGAGCTCCGTCCAAGGCTTTGCCCGGAGAGCCGCACACCTCGCACGCCTCTGCGGACGCGGGGTTGGCGTAGGTGCACGACTGACACATCCAATGAGGCTGAGGAAGAGAAAACGATCCAGCGGGAGTTCACATCTTACAAAGGAACATTTGGCAGCAGAGGACGTTCTTGACGACAAACTCAGcccttttttttcaaaactgtgGCTACCAACCTGTTCTCCGGCGTTCGAACCAAAACTCGAAGCCGGGCTGGAAAGCACCGGGGTGATCGATGGGCGAGGGGCCAGACGGGGACGGTCGCACACCTCACACAGGACGCTGCTGCCTGGATTGATGACCGTGCAGCTCTTGCACTGCCACTCTGGCAACGCACCGTCCAGACAATcatcgttttgttttttgcaccaAAGTCATCTTATGACAAAATGTTTCTACTGCTTATTTCAAACACTTCACTGTTCCGAGCGTCTGACCTGCGTTGGTGGGCGTGGAGCCGCGTTTGCACGTAGCGCAGAGCGAGTCGTGCGGCTTGTTGACGACGGCGCAGTGAATGCACGTCCACGTGGGCCGAGGAGCGCTGGAAGCGGAAAATGACATTCAACACTGGGAATAACCCCTAAGGAATCGATCTCGAGGATTACCCGTTGCTCTTGGTGGGCGCCAGCACTGTCCTGCTGTGTCCTTTACGCTCGGGATGCGAGTGGAAGAGTTCGTCGCACTTGCGGCACAACATCTGCACGCACGTGGCGCACTGAGCGTGGGCGGGCGACATGCCACAGATGGAACACATCCCTTTGCACGTGACAAAACATCCGGGGCGAGAAAAATGTGAAGAGACGATGGTGAGGACGACGGTGGCGCCGCTGGCGCAACCTACCCTGCGTGGCTTTCAGTACTCGGTCTCGCTTGTGATCGGTCCTGGCAGGGTGGCGATGGAAGAGGTCGTCGCACGCGTCGCAAAAGGACTGGCCGTTACACGACGGGCAGAGTAGCGTTGCCGACCCGCCGCACAGATTGCACTGGCCCGCTGCGTATACAATTTCCAAGCTCAAGTTAAATACAAACTGGATTTTAGCAGTGGTTCTCCCAtatgccactagagggagcccgcaTAACATGACCACCACTATACAGTACTTCCCAAGCCGCTCTTAATCGATAAACTCCATTAATGGCCACACTGCGCTCAAAGTGAAGGTTTGCGGTGGCAACTGACATGATGATGATTGCGGTGGCGCTTTCGGAGCTTGTCCTCCGACTCGGTCTAGTTTGGGCTTGGGCGCCACAGGGGGAGGCGGTGGCCTGTGTGCTGACTTGTCCTTTGACGGCGGGATCACGGTGGCGTCAGTCACCAGCGCATCCTggcagaaaaaataaatcagtactTCTTCACCTTGCCTTTTCCAAATAGTACACTGACCTGTTGGACGTCCAACCCGGGGACAAGGTCTTTGAAGACTTCCTGATGAGGATGCGTGCCCTACAAATGAGGAAATGAGTCGTCGTGAATCAGCAAAGGCTCCTTTCGGAAAAGTCAAACCTTGATGAGCATGTCCAGCTCCGAACGCAAGATCATGACTTCCAGCGTCACCATGGCGACAGTGTCACGGTCAGGCTCGGTGACGTCGTCGGGAAAGCTGAGCCCGTCCAACTGCTGTTTGGTGTAGCCGTAAAGGTGAAGCACCGCGCGGCCGCCCTGAGCAATGGCAACTCGGTGGTTAGGTGCCGGTTTGATCAAGAACGGGTCACCGGGGGCGGTACTCACCTGAATGGCGTTCACAGTGGATCTGAAGACCGGGTTGTTGTACTTAACTATGCGCCAGAACTTAGGCCTGATGACGCTGGTCAGATTGCAGCCATATTTCTCAAGGATGTTCAAGGCCTTCACCAAATTATTCAGGGACTCCAACACctgagaggaagaggatgaaatCTGAGTGTAAATTTGCAATGTGAGGAAAGTTTAACCAGAAAAATAGTCAAAATTAAAAGTGTTGACCTGAGCTCTGTTGCTGCCAGACACATTTTCCTTTAGCATAGTCTCCACCTGGAGGTGGGGGTACTTTTGGGACAGCGGCAGCGGGAAGTTGGCCATCAACTGGACGTCGGTCTTTACGCTCTGGCTTAGCCCTGCGGTAAGGAGGGCCAGGCTTCTCCTCCTCGCCTCCTCCATCTGCTCCTGATCACCGCGACCAATCTGGAAAAACACTTTAGATAGTTTGCACACTTCTGCATCAACAACAATGTACAAGAACATCAGAACTTCAATTCAATCAGATAAAGATTTCCTGCAAGTTTCTTCTGTCAATGTCTGAGCTAAAAGTGTCTTTCCTCGTTTCACTGAGGCTGGCAGGCTCCTGTCAAGGGGAAGTCCCAAACCAGAGCAACATTCCAGCTACAAATGTTGTCAACAACACgtcaataaataaacacacacataaaccgTACTTTCAATAAATATTGATCGAGTTGACAACTTGAATTGTAGCTACGTAGGAGTCAAACGTCGACATTCCATTTGTTCAAACTTTGCTTTGACGAGACAAGAAGCGTCACCGCGTACACACAAGCAAAGTTTAACTTGActttaaatttttaaatttaaccCCCGAGTACTCGTAAAACaacatttgagaataattgtgtgaaggcgaaggccttcacacatatgttattctacttttttcactttattattattattatattttattctcctcacttttttgtcccgtttcatcgtccacataattcatccgattcactccattccacttttcacgtattccaaatattcaggaaagggtggcttccatttttctcattccgaatattttccgattccgcaaaattccccaaattccgacaaatttttccccattcattcttaatggcacattcgacatttcacatttacgtcgttccaatttgaaattcacatcattcagcacattctaatcacattcggaaggattctcgatattcccaaaattcccaaattcgaaaatttcacgttttcacgttataaattccgacaaattttcacaaaatttcgtttttcacctctaacttctacatttttcaaccgattcaactcgttccaactttcaactgttcatcttttgcctacctattccacaacgttccacttaccaaaaacttcacatcttttattttgaaattcaactaaaattctcttaaattccgtttttctactctaatttctacatttttcaaccgattcaacccattccaactttcaactgttcatcatttttctacctattccacaacttcccacttaccaaaaacttcacatcttttattttgaaattcaaccaaaattctctcaaattccgtttttgtactctaatttctacatttttcaaccgattcaacccattccaactttgaactgttcatcatttttctacctattccacaacttcccaaatacttcacatcttttattttgaaattcacacccaattcctttttcccttctcatttctacatttttcaaccgattcaacccattccaactttcaactgttcatcatttttctacctattccacaacttcccacttaccaaaaacttcacatcttttattttgaaattcacacccaattcccttttcccttctcatttctacatttttcaaccgattcaacccattccaactttctactgttcatcatttttctacctattccacaacttcccaaaaacttcacatcttttattttgaaattcacactcaattcccttttcccttctcctttctacatttttcaaccgattcaacccattccaactttcaactgttcatcatttttctacctattccacaacttcccacttaccaaaaacttcacatcttttattttgaaattcacacccaattcccttttcccttctcatttctacatttttcaaccgattcaacccattccaactttcaactgttcatcatttttctacctattccacaacttcccacttaccaaaaacttcacatcttttattttgaaattcacacccaattcccttttcccttctcatttctacatttttcaaccgattcaacccattccaactttcaactgttcatcatttttcgacctattccacaacttcccaaaaccttcacatcttttattttgaaattcacacccaattcctttttcccttctcatttctacatttttcaaccgattcaacccattccaactttcaactgttcatcatttttctacctattccacaacttcccacttaccaaaaacttcacatcttttattttgaaattcacacccaattcccttttcccttctcatttctacatttttcaaccgattcaacccattccaactttcaacagttcatcatttgtctacctattccacaacttcccacttaccaaaaacttcacatcttttattttgaaattcacactcaattcccttttcccttctcatttctacatttttcaaccgattcaacccattccaactttcaactgttcatcatttttctacctattccacaacttcccacttaccaaaaacttcacatcttttattttgaaattcacacccaattcccttttcccttctcatttctacatttttcaaccgattcaacccattccaactgttcatcatttttctacctattccacaacttcccactcctcaaaaacttcacatcttttattttgaaattcacacccaattcccttttcccttctcatttctacatttttcaaccgattcaacccattccaactttcaactgttcatcatttttcgacctattccacaacttcccaaaaccttcacatcttttattttgaaattcacacccaattcctttttcccttctcatttctacatttttcaaccgattcaacccattccaactttcaactgttcatcatttttcgacctattccacaacttcccacttaccaaaaacttcacatcttttattttgaaattcgccacaaattctccaaatattctacatttctcaagtaattcaacacgtttcaacatcgttcggcagcattccccgaagaagttattcatacatttcgccttcacacgcaatttctccagaaattgcaaaattctagtttacgAATAACAGCGACGTTTATTTTACCTTAACTTGGGAGAGTGGACGTGAAAGCAGCATGAAGGCGGAAGTTTGGCTGCCTACTGTACTTCTGGTCCGCTGTGCTTTCTTTCacagtaaaagtaaaatgaaAACGCTTCTGAGAGTAATTCCGGTGTGATTTGGGTTTGTCACACACAATTTGCTGGCAAAAcggagaaaataaaataaaataaactagattttaaaaaatgcatcaaTGTTACCGGgtttattttattgaacaaTAAATATTACTTTTACAGTGAAGGTGCAAGCGAAATGTTTTTTATCAGTCAGGCGCAACGGGTAGGCGGTCCTTCAAATCGAAAGTAAATTCAAGCGTATgaggaaataaaatacaattaaacttTATTCCGTCCTGCCGCTGCACTTCTTCTTGACTTTCacctttttggttttctttaccgagaaaaaaaaagttccctgGCTGTTATGCCTAAAAGTTCCGCTTTGACGATAAGCAGCGAAAATGCAGCAAGggtaagtttcttttttttctttatcttctTTTTAACCAAAGAAAATGTCAATAAATTCGCCTGCATAAAGTTCCTAAACTGTTACCTTCA
Coding sequences:
- the LOC133143834 gene encoding E3 ubiquitin-protein ligase RNF31-like isoform X2 — translated: MEEARRRSLALLTAGLSQSVKTDVQLMANFPLPLSQKYPHLQVETMLKENVSGSNRAQVLESLNNLVKALNILEKYGCNLTSVIRPKFWRIVKYNNPVFRSTVNAIQGGRAVLHLYGYTKQQLDGLSFPDDVTEPDRDTVAMVTLEVMILRSELDMLIKGTHPHQEVFKDLVPGLDVQQDALVTDATVIPPSKDKSAHRPPPPPVAPKPKLDRVGGQAPKAPPQSSSSGQCNLCGGSATLLCPSCNGQSFCDACDDLFHRHPARTDHKRDRVLKATQGMCSICGMSPAHAQCATCVQMLCRKCDELFHSHPERKGHSRTVLAPTKSNGAPRPTWTCIHCAVVNKPHDSLCATCKRGSTPTNAEWQCKSCTVINPGSSVLCEVCDRPRLAPRPSITPVLSSPASSFGSNAGEQPHWMCQSCTYANPASAEACEVCGSPGKALDGAPRPPEASGDIGRKSAPPQPKRRASLDAKRQERMREDGLLLIHQIKEAEKRGISPEEVYAALRSCGPGVRDPCDWQASELPHLLDEICAMAASVNTGVSTAGEGIKLSRAEAKLAWLTAGGDAEQAATQLLRDRQMKMNELNSLGFRDARRCEEALRQSGGEVKGALSVLQRPLLDAFHKRIWSEQPDPSVEPNHPDKERMCRRLLALYELPSWGRCELALSLLREPDVAYSLEDVVQAVRESHDRDFIRRVLNNECPCCLSIFPRSKMQSLTSCQCSVCLECFTQHFTIMVRDRHIWDMVCPICRGPDITDPEEHDSYFSTLDIQLRECLEPDVYDLFHKKLTEHVLRKDPKFLWCSHCVSGFINEGDQLKVTCPSCCNSFCAKCKKGWEPHHQDLTCEQFQQWKRDNDPEYQRLGLAGYLRDNGITCPQCRFQYALTKGGCMHFRCFQCRYQFCSGCNNPYHTTGCRTEQCIFTSFHAHHPRDCLFYLRDWEATQLQALLQRSGVDFNTERSDEPQADTCGVMEQKDEGGQIVDSPCGVQTQPGQAGLCEKHYKEYLVSLINAHSLDPAPLYDARDLIRACERYRVDTQRADNEDDNAYHARMLKKLMEVPLGEKVPRNTTHQHH
- the LOC133143834 gene encoding E3 ubiquitin-protein ligase RNF31-like isoform X1, which encodes MLLSRPLSQVKIGRGDQEQMEEARRRSLALLTAGLSQSVKTDVQLMANFPLPLSQKYPHLQVETMLKENVSGSNRAQVLESLNNLVKALNILEKYGCNLTSVIRPKFWRIVKYNNPVFRSTVNAIQGGRAVLHLYGYTKQQLDGLSFPDDVTEPDRDTVAMVTLEVMILRSELDMLIKGTHPHQEVFKDLVPGLDVQQDALVTDATVIPPSKDKSAHRPPPPPVAPKPKLDRVGGQAPKAPPQSSSSGQCNLCGGSATLLCPSCNGQSFCDACDDLFHRHPARTDHKRDRVLKATQGMCSICGMSPAHAQCATCVQMLCRKCDELFHSHPERKGHSRTVLAPTKSNGAPRPTWTCIHCAVVNKPHDSLCATCKRGSTPTNAEWQCKSCTVINPGSSVLCEVCDRPRLAPRPSITPVLSSPASSFGSNAGEQPHWMCQSCTYANPASAEACEVCGSPGKALDGAPRPPEASGDIGRKSAPPQPKRRASLDAKRQERMREDGLLLIHQIKEAEKRGISPEEVYAALRSCGPGVRDPCDWQASELPHLLDEICAMAASVNTGVSTAGEGIKLSRAEAKLAWLTAGGDAEQAATQLLRDRQMKMNELNSLGFRDARRCEEALRQSGGEVKGALSVLQRPLLDAFHKRIWSEQPDPSVEPNHPDKERMCRRLLALYELPSWGRCELALSLLREPDVAYSLEDVVQAVRESHDRDFIRRVLNNECPCCLSIFPRSKMQSLTSCQCSVCLECFTQHFTIMVRDRHIWDMVCPICRGPDITDPEEHDSYFSTLDIQLRECLEPDVYDLFHKKLTEHVLRKDPKFLWCSHCVSGFINEGDQLKVTCPSCCNSFCAKCKKGWEPHHQDLTCEQFQQWKRDNDPEYQRLGLAGYLRDNGITCPQCRFQYALTKGGCMHFRCFQCRYQFCSGCNNPYHTTGCRTEQCIFTSFHAHHPRDCLFYLRDWEATQLQALLQRSGVDFNTERSDEPQADTCGVMEQKDEGGQIVDSPCGVQTQPGQAGLCEKHYKEYLVSLINAHSLDPAPLYDARDLIRACERYRVDTQRADNEDDNAYHARMLKKLMEVPLGEKVPRNTTHQHH